In Geobacter anodireducens, a genomic segment contains:
- a CDS encoding DNA recombination protein RecF, with protein sequence MHLNTIAISAFRNIDQMEISFDRRFNVLHGANGQGKTSVLEAIYLLGTMKSFRMAKAQDLIAWNAPHSLVRGHIEKAGVKREITLYLGREGRKARIDRKPVTKLADFFGAVNAVVFSPEEIGMARGGPELRRRYLDRAIFNGDLGYLLLHHEYHRLLKQRNALLRRGERDGLEVWTIQLAEAGARLMAKRRAYLAQIEPLVRQFYRDIAGAGQEVGLTYRCQGSGAAKGERDCAAALRELMAAHEAEELRRGATGVGPHRDDVDFVLNGRVIRHHGSQGEQRSFVLAVKMAEIEYLERLNGVPPVLLLDDISSELDPVRNANLMTFLRGKRMQVFITTTDISTLRLEGIDTHASFRVSRGTVTPS encoded by the coding sequence ATGCACCTGAACACTATCGCCATCAGCGCCTTCCGCAATATCGACCAGATGGAAATCTCGTTCGATCGGCGGTTCAATGTCCTGCACGGTGCCAATGGACAGGGGAAAACATCGGTTCTGGAGGCCATTTACCTCCTGGGGACCATGAAATCGTTTCGGATGGCCAAGGCCCAGGATCTCATCGCCTGGAACGCCCCCCACTCCCTGGTGCGTGGCCACATCGAAAAGGCGGGGGTCAAGCGTGAAATAACCCTCTATCTCGGCCGTGAGGGACGCAAGGCCCGCATTGACCGCAAACCGGTCACCAAGCTTGCGGATTTTTTCGGCGCTGTGAATGCCGTGGTATTTTCACCTGAGGAAATAGGCATGGCTCGCGGCGGCCCCGAACTCAGACGCCGCTACCTGGACCGGGCCATTTTCAACGGCGATCTGGGGTACCTGCTCCTCCACCATGAGTACCACCGGTTGCTCAAGCAGCGCAATGCCCTGCTGAGACGGGGCGAGCGGGACGGTCTGGAGGTCTGGACGATCCAGTTGGCCGAGGCCGGAGCCCGGCTCATGGCAAAGCGAAGGGCCTATCTTGCACAGATAGAGCCGCTGGTGCGGCAGTTTTACCGGGATATCGCCGGTGCGGGCCAGGAGGTGGGACTTACCTACCGCTGCCAGGGATCAGGGGCCGCCAAGGGTGAACGCGATTGTGCGGCGGCCCTCCGGGAGCTCATGGCGGCCCATGAGGCCGAGGAACTGCGCCGGGGGGCCACTGGCGTAGGCCCCCACCGGGACGATGTGGATTTCGTCCTGAATGGCCGGGTCATCCGCCACCATGGCTCCCAGGGAGAGCAGCGGAGCTTTGTCCTGGCCGTAAAAATGGCCGAGATCGAGTACCTGGAGCGGCTCAACGGTGTCCCGCCGGTGCTCCTGCTGGATGATATCTCGTCGGAACTGGACCCCGTGCGCAACGCGAACCTGATGACCTTTCTCCGGGGAAAACGGATGCAGGTCTTCATCACCACCACCGATATCTCGACCCTCCGCCTGGAGGGGATCGACACCCACGCGTCGTTCCGCGTTTCACGTGGAACGGTGACGCCTTCATAG
- a CDS encoding DNA gyrase subunit B, producing the protein MADQQTNDYGADKIKVLEGLEAVRKRPAMYIGSTAAQGLHHLVYEIVDNSIDEALAGYCNEVNVTIHLDGSLTVVDNGRGIPTDIHPTEGKPAAEVALTVLHAGGKFDNTSYKVSGGLHGVGVSVVNALSRKLELEIRRDGKVYRQSYACGDPLCPLEVVGETKKRGTKITFLPDDTIFETTEFSFDVLSQRLRELAFLNAGVKITISDEREEGKHHDFHYEGGIVSFVEYLNKNRTPLHPKPVYFRGEKAGIDMEIAFQYNDSYDEKVFTFANNINTHEGGTHLVGFRAALTRTMNSYAGANELLKKEKVSISGEDLREGLTAVISVKIPQPQFEGQTKTKLGNSEVKGYVESLMNEQLAVFLEENPKIAKDIIGKSIEAARAREAARKARELTRRKGALDISNLPGKLADCQERDPALCELYLVEGDSAGGSAKQGRDRKFQAILPLKGKILNVEKARFDKMLSSQEIGTLITALGTGIGKDDFDIAKLRYHRIIVMTDADVDGSHILTLLLTFFFRQMPEVVERGHLYIAQPPLYKVKRGRKELYLRNEAAMQAYLLEEGTEDMVLFLESGEKTYSGKQIIPILKQLVEYRTILDKVVRKGINEELIRVFLRLGVKGGIEDMEQLVPFLTNISRVYGGGDFSPLDDGRVIVRLGNLRIALDQHTLDLIGSYEYGLLVESYRKVRDIFGDGRAVVSSEGKELFATTIGLDLLSFFMDSAKKGLSIQRYKGLGEMNPEQLWETTMEPVNRTLLQVKIEDAIEADTIFTILMGDQVEPRRDFIEQNALNVSNLDI; encoded by the coding sequence ATGGCTGATCAACAGACTAACGACTACGGCGCGGACAAGATCAAGGTCCTGGAGGGGCTCGAGGCGGTACGCAAGCGCCCCGCCATGTACATCGGCTCCACCGCGGCCCAGGGGCTCCACCACCTGGTCTACGAGATCGTGGACAACTCCATTGACGAGGCCCTGGCCGGCTACTGCAACGAGGTGAACGTCACCATCCATCTGGATGGTTCCCTGACGGTGGTGGACAATGGCCGCGGCATTCCCACCGACATCCACCCCACGGAGGGGAAGCCGGCGGCAGAGGTGGCTCTCACGGTCCTCCATGCCGGCGGCAAGTTCGACAACACCTCCTACAAGGTATCCGGCGGGCTCCACGGGGTCGGGGTCTCGGTCGTGAACGCCCTGTCCAGGAAGCTGGAGCTGGAGATTCGCCGGGACGGGAAGGTGTACCGCCAGTCCTACGCCTGCGGCGACCCCCTCTGCCCCCTGGAGGTGGTGGGAGAAACCAAAAAGCGCGGGACCAAAATCACCTTCCTGCCCGACGACACCATCTTCGAGACCACGGAATTCTCCTTTGACGTTCTCTCCCAGCGGCTCCGGGAGTTGGCCTTCCTGAACGCCGGGGTGAAGATCACCATCAGCGACGAGCGGGAGGAGGGGAAGCACCACGACTTCCACTACGAGGGAGGGATCGTCTCCTTCGTGGAGTATCTGAACAAGAACCGCACGCCCCTCCACCCGAAACCGGTCTACTTCCGGGGGGAGAAGGCCGGCATCGACATGGAGATCGCCTTCCAGTACAACGACTCCTACGACGAGAAGGTCTTTACCTTTGCCAACAACATCAACACCCACGAGGGGGGGACCCATTTGGTGGGGTTCCGGGCGGCCCTGACCCGCACCATGAACTCCTACGCCGGCGCCAACGAGCTCCTGAAAAAGGAGAAGGTCTCCATCTCCGGCGAGGACCTGCGGGAAGGGCTCACGGCAGTCATCTCCGTCAAGATTCCCCAGCCCCAGTTCGAGGGGCAGACCAAGACCAAGCTCGGCAATTCCGAGGTGAAGGGGTACGTGGAATCCCTCATGAACGAGCAGTTGGCGGTCTTTCTGGAAGAGAACCCCAAGATCGCCAAGGACATCATCGGCAAATCCATCGAGGCGGCCCGCGCCCGGGAAGCGGCCCGCAAGGCCCGTGAACTGACCCGGCGCAAGGGTGCCCTGGACATCTCCAATCTCCCGGGCAAACTGGCTGACTGCCAGGAGCGGGATCCGGCCCTGTGCGAACTCTACCTGGTGGAGGGCGACTCCGCCGGCGGTTCCGCCAAACAGGGGCGCGACCGGAAATTCCAGGCCATCCTGCCGCTGAAAGGAAAGATCCTCAACGTGGAGAAGGCCCGGTTCGACAAGATGCTTTCCTCCCAGGAGATCGGGACCCTTATCACGGCGCTCGGCACCGGTATCGGGAAAGACGACTTCGATATCGCCAAGCTCCGCTACCACCGGATCATCGTCATGACCGACGCCGACGTGGACGGCTCCCACATCCTGACGCTGCTGCTCACCTTCTTCTTCCGGCAGATGCCGGAGGTGGTGGAGCGGGGGCACCTCTACATCGCCCAGCCCCCCCTCTATAAGGTGAAGCGAGGGCGCAAGGAGCTCTATCTCCGCAATGAGGCGGCCATGCAGGCCTACCTCCTTGAGGAGGGGACCGAGGACATGGTCCTTTTTCTGGAGAGCGGCGAGAAGACCTACAGCGGCAAGCAGATCATCCCGATCCTCAAGCAGTTGGTGGAGTATCGGACCATCCTGGACAAGGTAGTGCGCAAGGGGATCAACGAGGAGCTCATACGGGTATTCCTGCGGCTCGGCGTCAAGGGGGGGATCGAGGACATGGAGCAGCTGGTGCCGTTCCTGACGAACATCTCCCGGGTCTATGGCGGCGGCGATTTCAGCCCCCTGGACGACGGGCGGGTCATCGTGCGGCTCGGCAACCTCCGGATCGCCCTGGATCAGCATACCCTCGACCTCATCGGTTCCTACGAGTACGGGCTCCTGGTGGAGAGCTACCGGAAGGTCAGGGATATCTTCGGCGACGGCCGGGCCGTGGTCTCCAGCGAGGGAAAGGAACTCTTCGCGACCACCATCGGGCTCGACCTCCTCTCCTTCTTCATGGACAGCGCCAAGAAGGGGCTCTCCATCCAGCGCTACAAGGGTCTCGGCGAGATGAACCCGGAGCAGCTCTGGGAAACCACCATGGAGCCCGTCAACCGGACCCTGCTCCAGGTGAAGATCGAGGACGCCATAGAGGCCGACACCATCTTCACCATCCTCATGGGGGACCAGGTGGAGCCCCGCCGGGACTTCATCGAGCAGAACGCCCTGAACGTGTCGAATTTGGACATTTAG
- a CDS encoding DNA gyrase subunit A: MLEQTLNKTAVNIEDEMKRSYMDYAMSVIIGRALPDVRDGLKPVHRRCLYAMYDMGNDYNKPYKKSARVVGDVIGKYHPHGDAAAYDTIVRMAQDFSLRYPLVDGQGNFGSVDGDSPAAMRYTEIRMEQLAHELLNDLEKETVDLGPNYDGSLTEPLVLPSKFPNLLVNGSSGIAVGMATNIPPHNLSEVIDGIVATIENPNISFEELLALIPGPDFPTGGFIYGREGILQGYRTGRGIVQMRARASIETHKKTERQSIIVTEIPYQVNKANLITKIAELVREKKLEGISDIRDESDRDGMRIVIDLKRDENPQVILNHLYKQTQMQTSFGINMLAIVAGRPRVLMLRDAIGHFIDHRREIVTRRTIFDLKKAEARAHILEGYKIALDWLDAVIELIRGSKTPAEAREGLMSGLFSDEEWLRKMGLPLPAIHSQYQKPVRLTEVQAQEILNLRLHRLTGLERDKILQEYDDILKYIARLKEILASEAEILKIIVGELRELKEKFGDERRTEIVDRSAEISLEDTIVEEDVVVTVSHTGYIKRTAVSQYRSQRRGGKGKTGMKTKEEDFVEHLFVASSKDFMLFFTDAGKVYQIKVYEIPEGGRATRGKAIVNLLNLQENEQITAILSVKGFDDERNILMATRLGVVKKSPLREYANIRSGGIIAVNLDEGDKLIAVALTDGRQDVLLASKNGKSIRFHEGDARPMGRVSRGVRGMTLEDDDVVIGMEVINSSATGSTIFTVTENGFGKRTELDEYRVQSRGGKGIITIKTTERNGCVVDIMQVTDENDLMLITDQGKILRIPVAPFSVIGRNTQGVKLMTAEQNERIVAVAKLAEKDEGDEGVDNGDDLPEAEVVEE; this comes from the coding sequence ATGCTTGAACAGACCCTGAACAAGACAGCCGTCAACATCGAAGACGAGATGAAGCGCTCGTACATGGACTACGCCATGAGCGTCATCATCGGCCGGGCCCTCCCCGATGTGCGGGACGGGCTCAAGCCGGTGCACCGCCGCTGCCTCTACGCCATGTACGACATGGGCAACGATTACAACAAGCCCTACAAGAAATCGGCCCGGGTGGTCGGGGACGTGATCGGTAAGTATCATCCCCACGGCGACGCGGCGGCCTACGATACCATCGTCCGGATGGCCCAGGACTTCTCCCTCCGCTATCCGCTGGTGGACGGCCAGGGGAACTTCGGCTCCGTGGACGGCGACTCGCCGGCGGCCATGCGGTACACCGAGATCCGGATGGAGCAGTTGGCCCACGAGCTCCTGAACGACCTGGAGAAGGAGACCGTGGACCTGGGGCCCAACTACGACGGCTCCCTCACGGAGCCCCTGGTGCTCCCCTCCAAGTTCCCGAACCTCCTGGTGAACGGCTCCTCCGGCATCGCGGTCGGCATGGCCACCAACATTCCTCCCCACAACCTCTCGGAGGTCATCGACGGGATCGTCGCCACCATCGAGAATCCGAATATCAGCTTCGAGGAGCTCCTGGCCCTCATCCCCGGCCCCGACTTCCCCACCGGCGGGTTCATCTACGGCCGGGAGGGGATCCTCCAGGGGTACCGGACCGGCCGCGGCATCGTCCAGATGCGGGCCCGGGCCTCCATCGAGACCCACAAGAAGACCGAGCGCCAGTCCATCATCGTCACCGAGATCCCCTATCAGGTGAACAAGGCGAACCTCATCACCAAGATCGCCGAACTGGTGCGGGAGAAGAAGCTGGAGGGGATCAGCGACATCCGCGACGAGTCCGACCGGGACGGGATGCGGATCGTCATTGATCTCAAGCGGGACGAGAATCCCCAGGTTATCCTGAACCACCTCTACAAGCAGACCCAGATGCAGACCTCCTTCGGCATCAACATGCTCGCAATCGTGGCGGGACGGCCGCGGGTCCTGATGCTTCGGGATGCCATCGGCCATTTCATCGACCACCGGCGGGAGATCGTCACCCGGCGCACCATCTTTGATCTCAAGAAGGCCGAGGCCAGGGCCCACATCCTGGAAGGGTACAAGATCGCCCTGGACTGGCTCGACGCGGTCATCGAGCTGATCCGCGGGTCCAAGACCCCGGCCGAGGCCAGGGAAGGGCTCATGTCCGGCCTCTTCTCCGACGAGGAGTGGCTGAGGAAAATGGGGCTGCCGCTGCCGGCCATCCATAGCCAGTACCAGAAACCGGTCCGCCTCACCGAGGTCCAGGCCCAGGAGATCCTGAACCTGCGGCTCCACCGCCTCACGGGCCTGGAGCGGGACAAGATCCTCCAGGAGTACGACGATATCCTCAAGTACATCGCCCGGCTCAAGGAGATCCTCGCCTCCGAGGCGGAGATCCTCAAGATCATCGTGGGTGAGCTGCGGGAGCTGAAGGAGAAGTTCGGCGACGAGCGCCGCACCGAGATCGTGGACCGGAGCGCCGAGATCTCCCTGGAGGACACCATTGTCGAGGAGGACGTGGTGGTCACCGTCTCCCACACCGGCTACATCAAGCGGACCGCTGTCTCCCAGTACCGTTCCCAGCGCCGGGGGGGCAAGGGGAAGACCGGCATGAAGACCAAGGAGGAGGATTTCGTCGAGCACCTCTTCGTCGCCTCCAGCAAGGACTTCATGCTCTTTTTCACCGACGCCGGCAAGGTCTACCAGATCAAGGTCTACGAGATCCCCGAGGGGGGCCGGGCCACCCGTGGCAAGGCCATTGTCAACCTTCTGAACCTTCAGGAGAATGAGCAGATCACCGCCATCCTCTCGGTGAAGGGATTCGACGACGAGCGGAACATCCTCATGGCGACCCGGCTGGGGGTGGTGAAGAAGAGCCCGCTGCGGGAGTATGCCAACATCCGGAGCGGCGGCATCATCGCCGTGAACCTGGACGAGGGGGACAAGCTCATCGCCGTGGCCCTGACCGACGGCAGGCAGGACGTGCTCCTGGCGTCGAAGAACGGCAAGTCGATCCGCTTCCACGAAGGGGATGCCCGCCCCATGGGACGGGTTTCCCGCGGGGTGCGGGGTATGACCCTGGAGGACGATGACGTGGTGATCGGCATGGAGGTCATCAATTCCAGCGCCACCGGCTCCACCATATTCACCGTTACCGAGAACGGCTTCGGCAAGCGGACCGAGCTGGACGAGTACCGGGTCCAGTCCCGCGGCGGCAAGGGGATCATCACCATCAAAACCACCGAGCGCAACGGTTGCGTGGTGGACATCATGCAGGTGACCGACGAGAACGACCTGATGCTCATCACGGACCAGGGGAAGATTCTCCGGATCCCGGTGGCCCCCTTTTCGGTCATCGGTCGCAACACCCAGGGGGTGAAGCTCATGACCGCCGAGCAGAACGAGCGGATCGTGGCCGTTGCCAAGCTGGCCGAGAAGGATGAAGGGGACGAGGGGGTCGACAACGGCGATGACCTCCCCGAGGCGGAGGTTGTCGAGGAGTAG
- the gpsA gene encoding glycerol-3-phosphate dehydrogenase (catalyzes the NAD(P)H-dependent reduction of glycerol 3-phosphate to glycerone phosphate), whose protein sequence is MSERIGVIGAGSWGTTLANLLARKGLDVTLWAYEAELVEEMRATRVNSFFLPGIELAPGLSFTNSLEEAAARKDFLVLVSPSQVMRGVLAQLAPLLRAGVVLVNASKGIELDTLMTMDQVCAAVLPPEVARCFSVLSGPSFAREVSLEMPTAVVAASGDAAVAAAVQRLFTTPSFRVYTNTDVVGVEIGGALKNVIAVAAGISDGLGLGHNTRAALITRGLAEMTRLGLSMGAQAETFAGLAGMGDLVLTCTGDLSRNRTVGMKLGQGMKLADILGEMRMVAEGVKTAESAYRLARRTGVEMPITEKVYQVLHEDKPARQAVMELMTRDLKAERW, encoded by the coding sequence ATGAGTGAACGTATCGGGGTGATCGGAGCGGGAAGCTGGGGCACGACGCTGGCGAATCTGCTGGCCCGGAAGGGGCTTGACGTGACGCTCTGGGCCTATGAGGCCGAGTTGGTGGAAGAGATGCGCGCAACGCGGGTCAACTCCTTCTTTCTCCCCGGCATCGAACTCGCTCCAGGCCTCTCGTTCACCAACTCCCTGGAGGAGGCGGCCGCCCGGAAGGACTTTCTGGTTCTTGTCTCCCCCTCCCAGGTGATGCGCGGAGTGCTGGCGCAGCTCGCGCCGCTGCTGCGTGCCGGCGTGGTGCTGGTGAACGCCTCCAAGGGGATCGAGCTCGACACCCTCATGACCATGGACCAGGTCTGCGCGGCGGTCCTGCCGCCGGAGGTCGCCCGGTGCTTCAGCGTCCTGTCCGGCCCCAGCTTTGCCCGGGAAGTTTCCCTGGAGATGCCGACGGCGGTGGTGGCGGCATCGGGCGATGCCGCCGTGGCGGCGGCAGTGCAGCGACTCTTCACCACACCGTCCTTCCGGGTCTACACCAATACCGACGTGGTGGGAGTGGAGATCGGCGGCGCCCTCAAGAACGTCATTGCCGTAGCGGCCGGGATTTCGGACGGTCTGGGCCTCGGCCACAACACCCGTGCGGCCCTGATCACCCGCGGCCTGGCGGAGATGACCCGCCTCGGGCTCTCCATGGGGGCCCAGGCGGAAACCTTCGCGGGTCTTGCCGGCATGGGCGACCTGGTTCTCACCTGCACCGGAGACCTTTCGCGCAATCGGACCGTTGGCATGAAGCTTGGGCAGGGGATGAAACTGGCTGATATCCTGGGAGAGATGCGCATGGTGGCGGAGGGGGTGAAAACCGCCGAGTCGGCGTACCGGCTTGCCCGCCGGACAGGGGTTGAGATGCCCATAACCGAGAAGGTCTACCAGGTGCTCCACGAGGACAAACCGGCCCGCCAGGCAGTGATGGAACTGATGACCCGCGACCTCAAGGCGGAGCGCTGGTAA
- a CDS encoding hybrid sensor histidine kinase/response regulator, protein MSGYKVFIVDDEADIALILKLQLEDAGYLTLRARDGVEALEALERESFDLVLLDIRMPRMDGIEVLERIRDRWPDLVVIMMTAHGSEDIAVEAMKKGAVDYISKPFSSDDMKKRVERAIQFNRTKLENERLQRVLDEERRKMGAILRGMADLLVAVDREGKIITINRAAEERFGIAAGGVQNQPVELLLKTDIPAERLPCRVVLATGDPCLDVTYAVQAGGGMIPVLSSATPLKGADGEMMGCVEIIRDISTLKALEREREDFVSMLSHDLKTPITAVVGSIDLVREGRIGPVNAEQRSYLDSAMESCAEMVDMIDTLLDVHRFEAGRMVMAARREDLGPLMARTLGRFDSVARRAGIALVLTLPDHPLALSLDRNQFARLMGNLIANAIKFTPEGGEIEVSARCLGDPAELAGRIPRESYPDVPLPPLKPHLLITVRDTGVGIPADSLASIFDRFVQARNRRLGKSTGTGLGLAFCRKVMDAHQGFIWAESVEGEGSAFHMLFPLADEEYATAGG, encoded by the coding sequence ATGAGCGGCTACAAGGTATTCATCGTCGACGACGAAGCGGATATCGCCCTCATCCTCAAGCTGCAGCTTGAGGATGCCGGCTATCTGACCCTGCGGGCGCGGGACGGAGTCGAGGCCCTGGAAGCTCTCGAGCGGGAGAGCTTCGATCTGGTATTGCTCGACATCCGCATGCCGCGCATGGACGGTATCGAGGTTCTGGAGCGGATACGGGACCGGTGGCCCGACCTGGTGGTGATCATGATGACCGCCCACGGGAGCGAGGACATCGCCGTGGAGGCCATGAAAAAGGGAGCGGTGGATTACATCTCCAAGCCCTTTTCCTCCGATGACATGAAAAAGCGGGTGGAGCGCGCCATCCAATTCAACCGGACCAAGCTCGAAAACGAGCGGCTGCAGCGGGTGCTCGACGAGGAGCGGCGGAAGATGGGGGCGATCCTTCGGGGGATGGCTGACCTTCTCGTGGCGGTTGACCGCGAGGGGAAGATCATCACCATCAACCGAGCGGCCGAAGAACGCTTCGGCATTGCAGCCGGCGGAGTACAGAACCAGCCGGTTGAGCTTCTCCTGAAAACCGATATCCCGGCTGAGCGGCTCCCCTGCCGCGTGGTGCTGGCCACCGGCGACCCCTGCCTCGACGTGACCTATGCCGTGCAGGCGGGCGGCGGCATGATCCCGGTCCTGTCCAGCGCCACCCCCCTCAAGGGGGCTGATGGGGAAATGATGGGATGCGTGGAAATCATCCGGGACATCTCCACCCTCAAGGCCCTTGAACGGGAGCGCGAGGATTTCGTCTCAATGCTTTCCCACGACCTTAAGACCCCCATCACCGCCGTGGTCGGCTCCATCGACCTGGTGCGGGAGGGGCGGATCGGCCCGGTGAACGCCGAGCAGCGCTCCTATCTGGATTCGGCCATGGAGAGCTGTGCCGAGATGGTGGACATGATCGACACGCTGCTCGACGTCCACCGGTTCGAGGCGGGGCGAATGGTCATGGCGGCCCGGCGCGAAGACCTGGGACCGCTCATGGCCCGGACCCTGGGGCGTTTCGACTCCGTGGCCCGGCGGGCGGGCATTGCCCTGGTGCTGACGCTCCCCGACCATCCCCTGGCCCTGTCGCTGGATCGCAACCAGTTCGCCAGACTCATGGGCAATCTCATTGCCAATGCCATCAAATTCACCCCCGAGGGGGGAGAGATCGAGGTCAGCGCCCGGTGTCTGGGCGACCCGGCGGAACTGGCGGGCCGCATCCCCCGGGAAAGCTATCCCGATGTGCCGCTGCCGCCGCTGAAACCCCACCTGCTCATCACGGTGCGGGACACGGGGGTCGGCATCCCGGCCGATTCCCTCGCCAGCATCTTCGACCGCTTTGTCCAGGCCCGTAACCGCAGGCTGGGAAAGTCGACCGGCACGGGGCTCGGCCTGGCCTTCTGCCGCAAGGTGATGGATGCGCACCAGGGTTTCATCTGGGCAGAGAGCGTCGAAGGGGAAGGCAGCGCCTTCCACATGCTATTCCCCCTCGCGGACGAAGAGTACGCGACGGCGGGAGGGTAA
- a CDS encoding PAS domain-containing sensor histidine kinase, translated as MDNGHRCAPRRIAGIYLVVGMLWILFSDRILTGIAPEAAQLTRLQTAKGWFYVVATAGLLYWLVRRYALSAERAEDELRVRNEELCMVEEELRQQLDEYEKSQMELHETNQALRESEERYRLLFASNPHPMWVYDMETLAFMEVNDAAVAHYGYTREEFLAMTIRDIRPSADVAALEESVAKARRCPGLDLAGVWCHRKKDGAVMAVEITSHPLDFGGRPAEVVLANDVTERIRADEEIRRLNAELEERVEARTRELQRANRELESFSYSVSHDLRAPLRHIDGFSRMLAEDYGGRIDAEGKGYIQRIRSAAQRMERLIDDLLQLANVSRSELERRQVNLSALAQVIGLGLKQIEGREDATLRIAEGVTAFGDPRLLRVVLENLLSNAWKYTGKRAGAVIEFAAEEQGGRPVYLVRDNGVGFDMAFAGKLFTPFQRLHSADEFEGTGIGLATVRRIVERHGGTVWVEAAPDHGATFYFTLGEEERLARNSDKEDGTTP; from the coding sequence ATGGACAACGGGCATCGCTGTGCTCCCCGGCGGATTGCGGGCATCTACCTGGTGGTGGGGATGCTCTGGATTCTCTTTTCCGACCGCATCCTGACGGGGATCGCACCGGAAGCGGCGCAGCTCACCCGACTGCAGACCGCCAAGGGGTGGTTTTACGTGGTAGCCACCGCCGGACTGCTCTACTGGCTCGTCCGCCGCTACGCGCTGAGCGCTGAACGGGCCGAGGACGAGCTGCGCGTCCGCAACGAAGAGCTGTGCATGGTGGAAGAAGAACTGCGCCAGCAACTGGACGAGTATGAAAAGAGCCAGATGGAGCTCCACGAAACAAACCAGGCCCTGCGGGAGTCAGAGGAGCGCTATCGCCTTCTGTTTGCCAGTAATCCCCACCCCATGTGGGTGTATGACATGGAGACCCTGGCCTTCATGGAGGTGAACGACGCGGCGGTTGCACACTACGGCTACACGCGCGAGGAATTCCTCGCCATGACCATCCGGGATATCCGTCCATCCGCCGATGTTGCGGCCCTTGAAGAGAGCGTGGCCAAGGCGCGGCGCTGCCCCGGCCTCGATCTGGCCGGTGTCTGGTGCCACCGGAAAAAGGACGGAGCCGTCATGGCGGTGGAGATCACGTCCCATCCCCTTGATTTCGGCGGTCGGCCCGCCGAGGTGGTGCTGGCCAATGACGTGACCGAGCGGATCAGGGCCGATGAAGAGATCCGCCGCCTCAACGCCGAGCTGGAGGAACGGGTGGAGGCGCGCACCCGGGAGCTGCAACGGGCGAATCGCGAGCTGGAGTCGTTCAGTTACTCCGTTTCCCATGACCTGAGGGCGCCGCTCAGGCACATCGACGGCTTCAGCAGGATGCTGGCGGAGGATTACGGGGGGCGGATCGATGCCGAGGGAAAGGGATACATCCAGAGAATCAGGTCGGCTGCCCAGCGCATGGAACGCCTCATCGACGATCTGCTCCAACTGGCCAACGTGAGCCGGAGCGAGCTGGAAAGACGCCAGGTTAACCTGAGCGCGCTCGCCCAGGTGATCGGCCTGGGGCTGAAGCAGATCGAGGGGCGGGAGGATGCGACCCTGCGCATCGCGGAGGGGGTCACGGCGTTCGGCGACCCGCGGCTGCTGCGGGTCGTGCTGGAAAATCTCCTGAGCAACGCATGGAAGTATACCGGCAAGCGCGCCGGAGCCGTCATCGAGTTTGCCGCCGAGGAACAGGGCGGGCGGCCCGTCTACCTGGTCCGGGACAACGGGGTCGGTTTCGACATGGCCTTTGCGGGCAAACTCTTCACCCCCTTCCAGCGCCTGCACAGTGCCGACGAGTTCGAGGGGACCGGCATCGGCCTCGCCACGGTGCGCCGCATCGTGGAGCGGCACGGCGGTACCGTCTGGGTCGAGGCGGCCCCGGACCACGGCGCCACATTTTACTTCACCCTGGGCGAGGAAGAACGCCTCGCCCGGAATTCCGACAAAGAGGACGGGACAACCCCATGA